The Ornithinimicrobium faecis genome includes a window with the following:
- the rpmB gene encoding 50S ribosomal protein L28 has translation MAATCDVCGKGPSFGHSISHSHRRTKRRWNPNIQRVRALVGPKGVTPKRVNVCTSCLKAGKITTR, from the coding sequence GTGGCTGCCACTTGCGACGTCTGCGGCAAGGGACCGAGCTTCGGTCACAGCATCTCGCACTCCCACCGCCGCACCAAGCGCCGTTGGAACCCGAACATCCAGCGTGTGCGCGCTCTCGTCGGCCCCAAGGGCGTGACTCCCAAGCGCGTCAACGTGTGCACTTCCTGCCTCAAGGCTGGCAAGATCACCACTCGCTGA